A window from Mangifera indica cultivar Alphonso chromosome 2, CATAS_Mindica_2.1, whole genome shotgun sequence encodes these proteins:
- the LOC123209254 gene encoding protein SCAI isoform X1, producing the protein MSQQNMNCNLNNNTGNNIPVSEVYWSLVEKADKKFSKIRDLPYYERNRYDTYFYKVFKLYTQLWKYQQENREKLVEAGLKRWEIGEIASRIAQLYFGQYMRTSDMSYLSESYIFYDAILTREYFRDGLYQHLNLANKQLRFLARFLMVCLVLNRREMVNQLVDHLKMLLDECKRTFSETDFKEWKLVVQEIVRFLKADTAFMNIRPLRYSLVLDPHADALPGVATSAAKRSLKLREAILSSYHYNEVKFSELTLDTFRMLQCLEWEPSGSFFLSSNIKIGQNGGPGPSRINYSQDIADPTLPPNPRKAILHRPSVTHFIAVLATICEELPPDSVLLIYLSASGVGTSTNAADNSNRNFESHTISSDACSTSPSNLTTNSTNPTSQQMKGECLYCHTGCLQFGTRGNGVPFPGLSCIYPSDIIPFTRRPLFIVIDSDGSESFKAISGAEKGEPAAMLLSPSSSIPIAGADVSRSPCGSLFTIFLTAPLQAFCLLLGVPGSEIEMDTYKKVEKFLSSSLNDWGSALATSDNLNPVWAQILSDPFLRRLLLRFIYCQAVLALYGPTFEKKNFQPKCMPSLPGCVLPSSMISQTVVLQMANVFGATDKFIFAEGIVLPQNTETEH; encoded by the exons ATGTCGCAGCAAAACATGAATTgcaatttaaataataacacTGGTAATAATATTCCAGTGAGCGAAGTGTATTGGTCTCTCGTCGAAAAAGCCGACAAGAAGTTTTCAAAGATCAGAGACTTGCCTTATTATGAGCGCAACAG GTATGACACATACTTTTATAAAGTATTCAAACTTTACACACAGCTGTGGAAGTATCAACAAGAAAACAGAGAAAAGTTGGTTGAAGCAGGGCTTAAAAGATGGGAAATTGGGGAGATTGCCTCTCGAATTGCGCAGCTTTATTTTGGACAATATATGCGGACAAGTGATATGAGTTATCTGTCTGAGTCATATATCTTTTATGATGCAATATTGACACGGGAATATTTTAGAGATGGATTGTATCAACATTTGAATCTGGCAAACAAACAGTTGAGATTTCTTGCTAGGTTTTTGATGGTGTGTTTAGTTCTGAATCGACGCGAGATGGTAAAtcagttggttgatcatctaaAAATGTTGCTCGATGAATGCAAGAGGACATTTTCg GAAACAGACTTTAAGGAATGGAAGTTGGTGGTTCAAGAAATAGTTAGATTTTTGAAAGCTGACACAGCTTTTATGAATATTAGGCCTTTAAGATATAGTCTCGTACTGGACCCTCATGCAGATGCTCTGCCGGGTGTTGCCACGTCTGCTGCAAAGAGAAGTTTAAAATTACGAGAGGCTATATTGAGCAGCTACCACTATAATGAG GTCAAGTTTTCAGAGCTCACTCTTGACACCTTCAGGATGCTTCAGTGTCTGGAATGGGAACCCAGTGGTTCATTTTTTCTGtcaagtaatattaaaattggtCAGAATGGGGGCCCAGGGCCTAGTCGCATAAACTACTCTCAGGATATTGCTGATCCTACTTTACCACCCAACCCACGAAAAGCCATCTTACACCGTCCATCTGTGACACATTTTATAGCA GTTTTGGCCACAATTTGTGAGGAGCTACCTCCAGATAGTGTTCTCTTAATATATTTATCTGCATCAG GTGTAGGAACTTCTACAAATGCTGCTGATAACAGTAACAGGAACTTTGAGTCTCATACCATTTCCTCGGATGCCTGCTCCACTTCTCCATCCAACTTGACAACTAATAGCACGAACCCCACCTCACAGCAAATGAAAGGAGAATGTTTATATTGCCATACTGGGTGTTTGCAGTTTGGCACTCGTGGAAATGGAG TTCCTTTCCCAGGATTAAGCTGCATTTATCCTTCTGATATTATTCCCTTCACGAGAAGACCACTTTTTATAGTAATTGACAGTGATGGTAGTGAATCATTCAAG gCTATAAGTGGGGCTGAGAAGGGTGAGCCAGCTGCAATGCTCCTATCACCAAGTAGTTCAATTCCCATTGCTGGTGCTGATGTCTCTCGCAGCCCATGTGGTAGTCTATTCACCATTTTTCTCACAGCTCCATTGCAGGCCTTCTGTTTGTTGCTTGGTGTTCCAGGTTCTGAAATTGAGATG gaTACATATAAGAAGGTAGAGAAGTTTCTCTCTTCATCATTGAATGACTGGGGATCAGCACTGGCAACTTCAGATAATCTTAATCCAGTATGGGCACAGATTTTAAGTGATCCATTCTTGAGGAGACTTCTTCTGAG ATTCATATATTGTCAGGCAGTTTTAGCACTATACGGACCAACCtttgagaagaaaaattttcaacccaAGTGCATGCCTTCTCTGCCAGGGTGTGTGCTGCCAAGCTCGATGATATCTCAAACTGTAGTTCTACAGATGGCCAATGTATTTGGTGCAAccgataaatttatttttgcagAAGGGATTGTGCTTCCGCAGAATACAGAAACTGAGCATTGA
- the LOC123209254 gene encoding protein SCAI isoform X2, translating into MSQQNMNCNLNNNTGNNIPVSEVYWSLVEKADKKFSKIRDLPYYERNRYDTYFYKVFKLYTQLWKYQQENREKLVEAGLKRWEIGEIASRIAQLYFGQYMRTSDMSYLSESYIFYDAILTREYFRDGLYQHLNLANKQLRFLARFLMVCLVLNRREMVNQLVDHLKMLLDECKRTFSETDFKEWKLVVQEIVRFLKADTAFMNIRPLRYSLVLDPHADALPGVATSAAKRSLKLREAILSSYHYNEVKFSELTLDTFRMLQCLEWEPSGSFFLSSNIKIGQNGGPGPSRINYSQDIADPTLPPNPRKAILHRPSVTHFIAVLATICEELPPDSVLLIYLSASGVGTSTNAADNSNRNFESHTISSDACSTSPSNLTTNSTNPTSQQMKGECLYCHTGCLQFGTRGNGGLSCIYPSDIIPFTRRPLFIVIDSDGSESFKAISGAEKGEPAAMLLSPSSSIPIAGADVSRSPCGSLFTIFLTAPLQAFCLLLGVPGSEIEMDTYKKVEKFLSSSLNDWGSALATSDNLNPVWAQILSDPFLRRLLLRFIYCQAVLALYGPTFEKKNFQPKCMPSLPGCVLPSSMISQTVVLQMANVFGATDKFIFAEGIVLPQNTETEH; encoded by the exons ATGTCGCAGCAAAACATGAATTgcaatttaaataataacacTGGTAATAATATTCCAGTGAGCGAAGTGTATTGGTCTCTCGTCGAAAAAGCCGACAAGAAGTTTTCAAAGATCAGAGACTTGCCTTATTATGAGCGCAACAG GTATGACACATACTTTTATAAAGTATTCAAACTTTACACACAGCTGTGGAAGTATCAACAAGAAAACAGAGAAAAGTTGGTTGAAGCAGGGCTTAAAAGATGGGAAATTGGGGAGATTGCCTCTCGAATTGCGCAGCTTTATTTTGGACAATATATGCGGACAAGTGATATGAGTTATCTGTCTGAGTCATATATCTTTTATGATGCAATATTGACACGGGAATATTTTAGAGATGGATTGTATCAACATTTGAATCTGGCAAACAAACAGTTGAGATTTCTTGCTAGGTTTTTGATGGTGTGTTTAGTTCTGAATCGACGCGAGATGGTAAAtcagttggttgatcatctaaAAATGTTGCTCGATGAATGCAAGAGGACATTTTCg GAAACAGACTTTAAGGAATGGAAGTTGGTGGTTCAAGAAATAGTTAGATTTTTGAAAGCTGACACAGCTTTTATGAATATTAGGCCTTTAAGATATAGTCTCGTACTGGACCCTCATGCAGATGCTCTGCCGGGTGTTGCCACGTCTGCTGCAAAGAGAAGTTTAAAATTACGAGAGGCTATATTGAGCAGCTACCACTATAATGAG GTCAAGTTTTCAGAGCTCACTCTTGACACCTTCAGGATGCTTCAGTGTCTGGAATGGGAACCCAGTGGTTCATTTTTTCTGtcaagtaatattaaaattggtCAGAATGGGGGCCCAGGGCCTAGTCGCATAAACTACTCTCAGGATATTGCTGATCCTACTTTACCACCCAACCCACGAAAAGCCATCTTACACCGTCCATCTGTGACACATTTTATAGCA GTTTTGGCCACAATTTGTGAGGAGCTACCTCCAGATAGTGTTCTCTTAATATATTTATCTGCATCAG GTGTAGGAACTTCTACAAATGCTGCTGATAACAGTAACAGGAACTTTGAGTCTCATACCATTTCCTCGGATGCCTGCTCCACTTCTCCATCCAACTTGACAACTAATAGCACGAACCCCACCTCACAGCAAATGAAAGGAGAATGTTTATATTGCCATACTGGGTGTTTGCAGTTTGGCACTCGTGGAAATGGAG GATTAAGCTGCATTTATCCTTCTGATATTATTCCCTTCACGAGAAGACCACTTTTTATAGTAATTGACAGTGATGGTAGTGAATCATTCAAG gCTATAAGTGGGGCTGAGAAGGGTGAGCCAGCTGCAATGCTCCTATCACCAAGTAGTTCAATTCCCATTGCTGGTGCTGATGTCTCTCGCAGCCCATGTGGTAGTCTATTCACCATTTTTCTCACAGCTCCATTGCAGGCCTTCTGTTTGTTGCTTGGTGTTCCAGGTTCTGAAATTGAGATG gaTACATATAAGAAGGTAGAGAAGTTTCTCTCTTCATCATTGAATGACTGGGGATCAGCACTGGCAACTTCAGATAATCTTAATCCAGTATGGGCACAGATTTTAAGTGATCCATTCTTGAGGAGACTTCTTCTGAG ATTCATATATTGTCAGGCAGTTTTAGCACTATACGGACCAACCtttgagaagaaaaattttcaacccaAGTGCATGCCTTCTCTGCCAGGGTGTGTGCTGCCAAGCTCGATGATATCTCAAACTGTAGTTCTACAGATGGCCAATGTATTTGGTGCAAccgataaatttatttttgcagAAGGGATTGTGCTTCCGCAGAATACAGAAACTGAGCATTGA